In Holophagales bacterium, one DNA window encodes the following:
- a CDS encoding trypsin-like peptidase domain-containing protein, whose translation MGRVVSRLLLVAVLLTLGFALGRRVGGHAAEAGPAPTPPPAVEARGDLAADEQATIALFRNSSPSVVYITSLAVRRDFRLNVLEIPQGAGSGFLWDSAGHVITNFHVIEHADAAQVTLADHSTWEARLVGAAPEKDLAVLRIDAGAEHLRPLRIGRSNDLQVGQKVFAIGNPFGLDRTLTTGIISALGREIDSVSGVPIRDVIQTDAAINPGNSGGPLLDSSGSLIGVNTAIYSPSGAYAGIGFAIPVDTVRWVVPDLIRYGKVRRPTLGVQLAPEGVRRELRLEGALVIDVVDGSGAARAGIVPTRRDRFGRVELGDVIVAVGDEAVRSSGDLQLALEKRQVGEKVRVSVVRDGRRRELLVELGEGS comes from the coding sequence ATGGGCCGCGTCGTCTCTCGCCTGCTCCTCGTCGCCGTCCTGCTCACCCTGGGATTCGCCCTCGGCCGACGGGTCGGTGGCCACGCCGCCGAAGCCGGGCCGGCCCCCACCCCACCGCCGGCGGTCGAGGCGCGGGGCGACCTTGCCGCCGACGAGCAGGCGACCATCGCGCTCTTCCGCAACAGCTCGCCGTCGGTCGTCTACATCACCTCGCTTGCCGTGCGGCGGGATTTCCGGCTGAACGTCCTGGAGATCCCGCAGGGCGCCGGTTCGGGCTTCCTCTGGGACAGCGCCGGCCACGTGATCACCAACTTCCACGTCATCGAACACGCCGATGCCGCGCAGGTGACGCTCGCCGATCACTCCACCTGGGAGGCGCGCCTGGTCGGCGCAGCGCCCGAGAAGGACCTCGCCGTGTTGCGCATCGACGCCGGTGCCGAGCACTTGCGCCCGCTGCGCATCGGTCGCTCGAACGATCTGCAGGTCGGCCAGAAGGTCTTCGCCATCGGCAATCCGTTCGGCCTCGATCGCACGCTGACGACCGGGATCATCAGCGCGCTCGGGCGGGAGATCGATTCGGTTTCCGGCGTGCCGATTCGCGACGTCATCCAGACCGACGCGGCGATCAACCCCGGCAACTCCGGCGGACCGCTCCTCGACAGCTCCGGGAGCCTGATCGGTGTCAACACGGCGATCTACAGCCCGTCCGGGGCCTACGCCGGGATCGGTTTCGCCATTCCGGTCGACACGGTGCGTTGGGTAGTGCCCGACCTGATCCGGTACGGCAAGGTGCGGCGGCCGACCCTCGGCGTCCAGCTCGCCCCGGAAGGCGTGCGGCGCGAGTTGCGCCTCGAGGGGGCGCTGGTCATCGACGTGGTCGACGGGTCCGGGGCGGCGCGCGCCGGGATCGTGCCGACGCGGCGGGATCGATTCGGCCGTGTCGAGCTCGGCGACGTCATCGTGGCGGTCGGCGACGAGGCGGTGCGCTCGAGCGGCGATCTGCAGCTCGCGCTCGAGAAACGCCAGGTCGGCGAGAAGGTCCGCGTCTCGGTCGTCCGGGACGGCCGCCGCCGCGAGTTGCTCGTCGAGCTCGGCGAGGGTTCCTGA
- a CDS encoding lipid-A-disaccharide synthase N-terminal domain-containing protein has translation MQEGAFLEPWLGRLLPLLYVDSGWWTAFGLIGNALFSSRFVIQWLHSEKKKELVVPPIFWHLSFWGSVISLVYALHVDKLPIILGYAFLPVLYARNLVLLRRGKTPPAKG, from the coding sequence ATGCAGGAAGGTGCGTTTCTCGAGCCGTGGCTCGGCCGGCTGCTGCCGCTGCTCTACGTCGACTCCGGCTGGTGGACGGCGTTCGGCCTCATCGGCAACGCGCTCTTCAGCTCCCGCTTCGTCATCCAGTGGTTGCACTCGGAGAAGAAGAAGGAGCTCGTCGTGCCGCCGATCTTCTGGCACCTCTCCTTCTGGGGAAGCGTCATCTCGCTCGTCTACGCCTTGCACGTCGACAAGCTGCCGATCATCCTCGGCTACGCCTTCCTCCCCGTGCTCTACGCCCGGAATCTCGTGCTCCTGCGCCGCGGCAAGACACCGCCGGCCAAGGGCTGA
- a CDS encoding 1-acyl-sn-glycerol-3-phosphate acyltransferase, whose translation MSEPQSRVQPGALGVEALWRVVNLVQFVFTVGWTAFWISVAFLATLFAGKRASLWLARRVWAPGLLPSGPVWVEARGVERLRAPGGALLVANHSAYLDIPVLFKVVPRALHFVAKRELARVPLLGWYIAAMGMVFVDRHDRQAALRSLGVAASLLARGELVVTFPEGTRSPDGTLRPFKHGGFLAAIEAGVPVVPVAIEGMSRVMAPRGFRFRPGRVRVAIGEPIPTAGMAHDQRAELARRAEEAVRRLLAELER comes from the coding sequence GTGAGCGAGCCGCAGAGTCGGGTGCAGCCGGGCGCCCTGGGGGTGGAGGCGCTCTGGCGCGTCGTCAACCTGGTGCAGTTCGTCTTCACCGTCGGGTGGACGGCCTTCTGGATCAGCGTGGCCTTCCTGGCGACGCTCTTCGCCGGCAAGCGGGCGTCGCTCTGGCTCGCCCGCCGCGTCTGGGCGCCGGGGCTGCTGCCGAGCGGTCCCGTCTGGGTGGAGGCGCGCGGTGTCGAACGCCTACGCGCGCCAGGCGGGGCCCTGCTCGTCGCCAACCACTCCGCCTACCTCGACATTCCGGTGCTGTTCAAGGTCGTGCCGCGAGCACTGCACTTCGTCGCCAAGCGTGAGCTCGCCCGGGTGCCGCTGCTCGGCTGGTACATCGCGGCGATGGGGATGGTGTTCGTCGATCGCCACGACCGGCAGGCCGCGCTGCGCAGCCTCGGCGTCGCGGCGTCCCTGCTCGCCCGCGGGGAGCTCGTCGTCACCTTCCCCGAGGGGACGCGCAGCCCGGACGGCACGCTCCGGCCGTTCAAGCATGGTGGGTTCCTCGCGGCGATCGAAGCCGGCGTGCCGGTCGTGCCGGTGGCGATCGAAGGGATGAGCCGGGTCATGGCACCGCGCGGTTTCCGCTTTCGTCCGGGCCGGGTGCGGGTGGCGATCGGCGAGCCGATCCCCACCGCCGGGATGGCGCACGACCAGCGCGCCGAGCTCGCCCGGCGCGCGGAAGAGGCGGTGCGCCGCCTGCTCGCCGAGCTCGAGCGCTGA
- the tsaD gene encoding tRNA (adenosine(37)-N6)-threonylcarbamoyltransferase complex transferase subunit TsaD yields MALGIETSCDDTACALVDADGRVLASVVSSQLAAHRPYGGVVPEIASREHLHNWPAVRSEAFSRAGVAFADVDLVAATSGPGLVGALLVGLSFGQATAWALGRPFHAVHHLEAHLFSPFLRPEGEPAEALPKRFVGLIVSGGHTSLYEVGEGSVRLLAETRDDAIGEAFDKLGKRLGLPYPQGPRVDALAELGDAAAAPLSVASPGSGELFFSFSGLKTQALVALGKLADRGVAVDARLDEEPPLPPPVLDLLAGFRAAAVGQLLSRLERLHRRQPIPLLAVSGGVAANRLLRRELPGWCERHGVALRLVPLPFSGDNAAMIAHAAQRRHAVGLADDPLTAIAASRRPILGLEASR; encoded by the coding sequence CTGGCGCTCGGCATCGAAACCTCCTGTGACGACACCGCCTGCGCGCTCGTCGATGCCGACGGGCGCGTGCTCGCCTCGGTGGTGTCGAGCCAGCTTGCAGCGCACCGCCCGTACGGCGGCGTCGTTCCCGAGATCGCCTCGCGCGAGCATCTGCACAACTGGCCGGCGGTGCGGAGCGAGGCCTTTTCCCGCGCCGGCGTGGCGTTCGCCGATGTCGACCTCGTCGCCGCCACCAGCGGTCCGGGCCTCGTCGGTGCGCTGCTCGTCGGTCTCTCGTTCGGTCAGGCGACGGCCTGGGCCCTGGGCCGTCCGTTCCATGCCGTCCATCACCTCGAAGCGCATCTCTTCTCGCCGTTTCTCCGCCCGGAGGGAGAGCCGGCCGAAGCGCTCCCCAAGCGCTTCGTCGGCCTGATCGTCTCGGGCGGGCACACGTCGCTCTACGAAGTGGGCGAGGGGTCGGTGCGTCTGCTCGCCGAGACGCGTGACGATGCCATCGGCGAGGCTTTCGACAAGCTCGGCAAGCGCCTCGGCCTTCCGTATCCGCAGGGACCGCGAGTCGATGCCCTCGCCGAGCTCGGGGACGCGGCCGCCGCGCCGCTCTCCGTGGCGTCGCCGGGAAGCGGCGAGCTCTTCTTCTCCTTCTCCGGGCTCAAGACCCAGGCGCTCGTGGCGCTCGGCAAGCTCGCCGACCGTGGCGTTGCGGTCGACGCGCGGCTCGACGAGGAGCCGCCGCTGCCGCCGCCGGTGCTCGACCTGCTCGCCGGCTTTCGGGCCGCGGCGGTCGGTCAGTTGCTCTCCCGGCTCGAGCGTCTGCATCGGCGTCAACCGATCCCGCTGCTCGCCGTCTCCGGGGGCGTGGCGGCCAATCGCCTGCTGCGCCGCGAGTTGCCAGGATGGTGCGAGCGGCACGGCGTCGCCCTGCGGCTGGTGCCGTTGCCCTTCTCGGGCGACAACGCGGCGATGATCGCTCACGCCGCGCAACGGCGGCACGCCGTCGGCCTTGCCGACGATCCGCTCACCGCGATCGCCGCGAGCCGTCGCCCGATCCTCGGTCTGGAGGCGTCGCGGTGA
- a CDS encoding tryptophanase — protein sequence MKTIIEPFRIKAVEPIRFTTVDERRGLIARAGYNPFRLHAEDVLIDLLTDSGTSAMSAAQWAGVMLGDESYAGARSFFRFEEAVRKVFGYKHVIPTHQGRAAERLLCAAIVQPGQVVPGNTHFDTTRANIEHSQATALDLPSPEAHDLESDAPFKGNIDLDELEAALLHHGRETIPFVLVTVTNNSRGGQPVSMANLRAARELCDHFSVPLLIDAARFAENAYFIRLREPGYADKSPFDIAREMFSHASGAMMSMKKDAFGNIGGVIALDDDRWAEALRTNLILTEGFTTYGGLAGRDLEALAIGLEEILDEDYLRYRIASTAYVGRHLDENGVPVLKPFGGHAIYLDARRFCPHLPDELLPGWALSVAMYEELGARACEIGNVMFGTPDPKTGVWSWPELDLVRLAIPRRVYTQSHMDYLVEGLVELYGRRDSIRGLRFVERPEVLPHFSATFAPAEVAVGVPK from the coding sequence GTGAAAACCATCATCGAGCCGTTCCGGATCAAGGCCGTCGAGCCGATCCGTTTCACCACCGTCGACGAGCGGCGCGGGTTGATCGCCCGCGCCGGCTACAACCCGTTCCGCCTGCATGCCGAGGACGTGCTGATCGATCTGCTCACCGACTCCGGAACCTCGGCGATGAGCGCCGCCCAGTGGGCCGGCGTGATGCTGGGCGACGAGTCCTATGCCGGTGCGCGGAGCTTCTTCCGCTTCGAGGAGGCGGTGCGCAAGGTCTTCGGCTACAAGCACGTCATTCCGACGCACCAGGGGCGCGCCGCCGAGCGGCTGCTGTGCGCGGCAATCGTGCAACCCGGCCAGGTGGTCCCGGGCAACACGCACTTCGACACGACGCGCGCCAACATCGAGCATTCGCAGGCCACCGCGCTCGACCTGCCTTCGCCGGAAGCGCACGACCTCGAGAGCGACGCGCCGTTCAAGGGCAACATCGACCTCGACGAGCTCGAGGCCGCGCTGCTCCACCACGGTCGCGAGACGATTCCGTTCGTGCTCGTCACGGTCACCAACAACTCGCGGGGCGGCCAGCCGGTGTCGATGGCCAACCTGCGCGCCGCCCGCGAGCTTTGCGACCACTTCTCGGTGCCGTTGCTGATCGACGCTGCCCGCTTCGCCGAGAACGCCTACTTCATCAGGCTGCGCGAGCCGGGCTACGCCGACAAGAGCCCGTTCGACATCGCTCGCGAGATGTTCTCCCACGCCAGCGGGGCGATGATGAGCATGAAGAAGGACGCCTTCGGCAATATCGGCGGCGTCATCGCGCTCGACGACGACCGCTGGGCCGAGGCGCTGCGGACCAACCTGATCCTCACCGAAGGGTTCACCACCTACGGCGGGCTCGCCGGACGCGATCTCGAAGCGCTCGCCATCGGGCTCGAGGAGATCCTCGACGAGGACTACCTGCGCTATCGCATCGCCTCGACCGCCTATGTCGGACGGCACCTCGACGAGAACGGCGTGCCGGTGCTCAAGCCGTTCGGCGGCCACGCCATCTATCTCGACGCCCGGCGCTTCTGCCCGCACCTGCCCGACGAGCTGTTGCCCGGCTGGGCGCTCTCGGTGGCGATGTACGAGGAGCTCGGCGCGCGCGCCTGCGAGATCGGCAACGTGATGTTCGGCACTCCGGACCCGAAAACGGGCGTCTGGAGCTGGCCCGAGCTCGACCTCGTTCGGCTGGCGATCCCCCGCCGCGTCTACACGCAGAGCCACATGGACTACCTCGTCGAAGGGTTGGTCGAGCTCTACGGTCGGCGCGATTCGATCCGCGGGCTGCGTTTCGTCGAACGCCCGGAGGTGCTGCCGCACTTCTCGGCCACCTTCGCTCCAGCCGAGGTGGCCGTGGGGGTCCCGAAATAG
- a CDS encoding sigma-54-dependent Fis family transcriptional regulator has translation MADERILVVEDEADQLELVSALLVGAGYLVRGCLSAEAASAELARAPVDLVLSDWKLPGRDGLSLLAEVKERDPETAVVMVTAYGTIAHAVEAVRAGADDYLPKPFERQALLLALERALRARRLAAENRRLVEEVADRDRLVDLLGRAPAMQKLFRQVERLAATDATILLTGESGTGKELVARALHALSRRRTAPFVAVNCAAVPENLLESEFFGVEKGAFTGADRMRPGRFEQAHEGTLFLDEVGELPLPLQPKLLRALQEGRVQRLGGHHEVPAAPRLIAATNRDLAADAAAGRFRQDLFYRLNVVPLALPPLRERREDVPLLARHFAERAARRHGIPVAALPPTVMRRLLEHAWPGNARELANVVERLVLLAEDGRIRAEDLPPELAGRPPGDGGFRLPPTGLAWEEHEKDCLRQALDLAQGNRARAARLLDLPYKAFLYRLEKFGLDGD, from the coding sequence ACGAGCGGATCCTGGTCGTCGAGGACGAGGCCGATCAGCTCGAGCTCGTGTCGGCGCTCCTTGTCGGCGCGGGCTACCTCGTGCGCGGTTGTCTCTCGGCGGAGGCGGCTTCGGCAGAGCTCGCGCGCGCACCGGTCGATCTCGTGCTCTCCGACTGGAAGCTCCCGGGTCGCGACGGGCTCTCGCTGCTCGCCGAGGTCAAGGAGCGCGACCCGGAGACCGCCGTCGTCATGGTGACGGCGTACGGCACCATCGCCCATGCGGTCGAGGCGGTGCGGGCGGGAGCGGACGACTACCTGCCGAAGCCGTTCGAGCGCCAGGCGCTGCTGCTCGCGCTCGAGCGGGCCTTGCGCGCCCGCCGTCTGGCGGCAGAGAACCGCCGGCTCGTCGAGGAGGTGGCCGATCGCGATCGGCTGGTCGACCTGCTGGGTCGGGCGCCGGCGATGCAGAAGCTCTTCCGCCAGGTCGAGCGCCTGGCGGCGACCGACGCGACGATCCTGCTCACCGGGGAGAGCGGCACCGGCAAGGAGCTCGTCGCCCGCGCCTTGCATGCCCTCTCCCGCCGCCGGACCGCACCGTTCGTCGCGGTCAACTGCGCCGCAGTGCCGGAGAACCTGCTCGAGTCCGAGTTCTTCGGCGTCGAGAAGGGCGCCTTCACCGGGGCGGATCGGATGCGCCCCGGGCGGTTCGAGCAGGCGCACGAGGGGACGCTCTTCCTCGACGAGGTCGGGGAGCTGCCGTTGCCGCTGCAACCGAAGCTCCTGCGAGCGCTGCAGGAAGGGCGAGTCCAACGGCTCGGCGGTCACCACGAGGTGCCGGCGGCGCCGCGACTGATCGCGGCGACCAACCGCGACCTCGCCGCGGACGCGGCGGCCGGCAGGTTCCGCCAGGATCTCTTCTACCGGCTCAACGTGGTGCCGCTCGCCCTGCCGCCGCTGCGCGAACGGCGCGAGGACGTGCCGTTGCTTGCCCGGCACTTCGCGGAGCGGGCGGCGCGACGCCATGGAATCCCGGTGGCGGCCCTCCCGCCGACCGTGATGCGCCGCCTGCTCGAACACGCCTGGCCGGGCAATGCCCGGGAGCTTGCCAATGTCGTGGAGCGACTCGTCCTGCTGGCCGAAGACGGCCGCATCCGGGCCGAAGACCTTCCGCCGGAGCTCGCCGGCCGGCCCCCGGGAGACGGCGGCTTCCGCCTGCCGCCGACCGGTCTCGCCTGGGAAGAGCACGAGAAGGACTGCCTGCGGCAGGCGCTCGATCTCGCCCAGGGCAATCGCGCGCGAGCCGCGCGGCTGCTCGACCTGCCCTACAAGGCGTTTCTCTATCGCCTCGAGAAGTTCGGGCTCGACGGCGACTGA